A stretch of DNA from Planococcus antarcticus DSM 14505:
CTCTTTCACGGGTAAAGTTAATTTTTTCAGGTACTGCTTCGTACTGATTCTTAAGCTCTTTAAACAGACGATAGGTCGGTTCAAATGGCACCGTCACATCCTGTTCCCCATGCCAGAAATAAATCGGCCGTCCGTTGAATTTCGGCTTGTTCCGGCCACTATCAAAAATAGCTAAAGTCGAAAGCATGCGTTCGCGTTCTTCTGCACTGATTGGCAACTGGAAACCTCTCGATTCATATTGAGCCATTTGCGCCTGCGCCAACTCTACGTAATTTCCTGCGCCCATCATAACGGCCGCCGCTTGGATCCATGGATAAACCGTCATTGCCCCCAGAGTGGTGATGCCGCCCATGGAAGTTCCACCTATCCCCGGTTCACCAGTGACCAGCTCACGCTTATGTAGTTCTTTATGCAGAAATGCTAGCTCTTCTATTGAAGTAAGCACGATTTCCCAAAACCGCAAGCTTATTTGAACTTCATCCAATCCTTCGCTGCGTTCTCCGTGAAGATGCGCATCCGGCAAAATTACACGAAGTCCTTTTTCAGCCAACTGGTAGGCATAATGCAAATTATGCTCTTTGGCACTCATATGACCATGAAAAAAAACAACTGTTGGCAATGCTACTTCCGCATCCTGATTCGGAGTTATATGAAGCAAAGGGATATGTCCCCAAATTTGTCGTTGAACTCTCAACTGAATTCACTTCCTTCATCATCAATCGTACCAATCTTCCAGATACCTGGCAAACACCAATTCCTTTCCAATTAAAGTCTTTTGATTTACTTAAATTTTTTTGACGAATCCCTTGCTTTATCGCTACACTAGTAATATATAGAAAGGAGATGGCTATTTTATGAAACAACATTTAATCGTTCTTGATTTAGATGGAACCTTATTGACAGATCAGAAAGTCATTTCACAAAAAACGAAACTGACTTTAAATAAAGCACTTGAAGCAGGGCATCAGGTAATGATTGCAACTGGCCGGCCCTATCGTTCGAGTGAAACCTATTACAAGGAACTGGGGCTAACGACACCAATCGTCAACTTTAACGGTGCATTTGTCCATCATCCGACCAATCGGCATTGGGGGACGCATCATACGCCTATCGGATTGGACGTAGTCCACGAAGTGGTGGAATCAATGCACGATTACGATTTCCACAATATCGTCGCTGAAGTTCTGGATGATGTTTATGTTCACCATCATGATGAAAAATTGATGGATATTTTCCGTTTTGGAGATCCGACCATCACAACGGGGGATTTGCGTAATTATTTAAAAACTGACCCGACGTCTATTTTAATCCACGCACCATTTGAGCGAGTGCAGGAAATCCATGATCATTTGTCTTCCGTCCACGCCGAAATGATCGACCATCGCCGCTGGGGAGCTCCTTGGCACGTTATTGAAATTGTCAAAAGCGGCATGAGTAAAGCTGTTGGACTAGACCGTGTTTCCAAATCACTGGGCATTTCGCGGGAAAACATCATTGCTTTTGGCGATGAAGATAATGATCTTGAAATGATTGATTTTGCAGGAGTTGGTGTGGCCATGGGCAATGCCATCGATCCTTTAAAAAATATCGCCAATGAAATCACTTTAACAAATAACGATGACGGTATCGCAGAATTGCTGATTGACAGATTGAAACTGTAAATAAAAAGGGGGATTACCTATGAGATTATTCGCTGACAGCGCATCGGATTTGCCAAAGGATTTTTTCGAAAACGAAAATGTTGTTTTATTCCCGTTGCGTGTCCACATTGGAGACCAGGATTTTGAAGACATAAGAGGCATTCAATCGATCAAAGTGTACGATAATATCCGGAATGGCAACCATCCAAAAACATCGCAGGTTTCACCTGAGGAAATGCTGTCTGCCTTTGAGCAACTGGCAAAAGACGGCGATGAGGGCTATTACATTGCCTTCTCTTCTGAACTGTCGGGCACATACAGCACTGCGGTGATGGTTGCAGATCAGGTACGCGAAGAACATCCTGATTTAAAGCTTACGATACTGGATTCAAAAGCCGCATCACTTGGCTATGGGCTACTGGTTAAAGAAGCGGTAAAATTGCGG
This window harbors:
- a CDS encoding prolyl oligopeptidase family serine peptidase; amino-acid sequence: MRVQRQIWGHIPLLHITPNQDAEVALPTVVFFHGHMSAKEHNLHYAYQLAEKGLRVILPDAHLHGERSEGLDEVQISLRFWEIVLTSIEELAFLHKELHKRELVTGEPGIGGTSMGGITTLGAMTVYPWIQAAAVMMGAGNYVELAQAQMAQYESRGFQLPISAEERERMLSTLAIFDSGRNKPKFNGRPIYFWHGEQDVTVPFEPTYRLFKELKNQYEAVPEKINFTREREAGHAVSRNGMLEATDWLAKYLIE
- a CDS encoding Cof-type HAD-IIB family hydrolase, translating into MKQHLIVLDLDGTLLTDQKVISQKTKLTLNKALEAGHQVMIATGRPYRSSETYYKELGLTTPIVNFNGAFVHHPTNRHWGTHHTPIGLDVVHEVVESMHDYDFHNIVAEVLDDVYVHHHDEKLMDIFRFGDPTITTGDLRNYLKTDPTSILIHAPFERVQEIHDHLSSVHAEMIDHRRWGAPWHVIEIVKSGMSKAVGLDRVSKSLGISRENIIAFGDEDNDLEMIDFAGVGVAMGNAIDPLKNIANEITLTNNDDGIAELLIDRLKL